GTCCAGAGGACTGTGCACACGGGGTGCTCTGCACCTCCGAGCAAGATTTCTGCTGCGGCCAGGGCCACGGCTcaaaccccccaccccaccccacccccgtccgAAAGGGAGAGGGGTACCTTGCAGAGCTCCATCCCTCGCCCCAATTCTGTCAGAGAACGCAGACTTTGGAGTGAGAACGAGGAAGCACCCCGAGAGGGCGCTCGCTCTCCCAGACACGTTACCACCCAGGGCGAGCGCCACCTTAGTGGCAGAGGCAAACCCAACCTCGTGACTCTCTTTACCAAGAAGAAATCTTCAGGCTCTCGCCGCCGCTGTGCGAGCCCCGGCTACCTGGCCAAGCTCCTCCACCCCCCTTCAGCGTTAGACAACCCTTTCCTCCCCAAGCTTCATTCTTCTCCCATCTCTGTCCCCCTCCTCCCTTAACAAGATGGCCGCGCGTGCACTTCCGGTGTGTGCCCCTCTACGGGTGCGTCCGGGGGGCTGCTCCAGGTGTCATTCAAAGAGTTCCGGTCTCTTTGCTGCAGACTCCGGCGGTGATGGCGGGCAGACCGTTCGGTTGCAGCCGGGCACTTCTCTTGCAGCTCCTGCTTGGCGTGAACCTGATTGTGATGCCACCGACTGAGGGCCGGAGTCTGCGCTTCGTGACTTTGGTAAATGAGACATAGGATCAGCTTACGGCTTGCCAGGAGCTGGAAAGGCGAAGGCCTGCtggtggagggagggagcagctgggCTTGTACCCGGGGTCTCGGGGAGAGGATGACTAGCCTGGAGCTTTTAGGAGTCTGTGGTTGTTTGCTGGATCCAGTAGTCACAGTAAGGAGTTGTGTCTCTGGGTGTTAGAGTCTGCCACGAAACTGTAGTTGAGGGGTTGAGATTAACTCACAAGGATGCCTTTTGCATCATTGCCAGCTTCCCCAGTCTATGcgtatctttcattttctttcccttcccaccTGTACCTTGGGCTTTGCCCACAGTCCCTGGTGGCATTGCTTAGCCAAGGTGGAACCTcaggaacctggaagaagttactttCTCTTGGATGGAGGCGGGAGTGCTTTGTGTCCATCAAGTGGTGCTCTTTCCTCTCAGCTGTACAGACATGGAGATCGGTCCCCAGTGAAGACCTATCCCAAGGACCCGTATCAGGAAGAGGAatggccccagggctttgggcagcTCACCAAGGTAGGTCAGCGGCCAGGCCTCCCTTGGGGTGACCCGTAGAATGAGTAACCTCTGGAGCAGGCTAGACAAGGGCCATTTCCCCCGTGGGTGTTGATGGAGCCCAGTCCTACACCTGACATGacggtcacctgctgctgcttccagccagGGGGAAAGTTGGAAAGCAGCCAGGACCTCCCCTTTGCTCTGGACCCTCTGACCCCAGGGTCTGTCCACAGGAGGGGATGCTGCAGcactgggagctgggccaggccctgcGGCAGCGCTACCATGGCTTTTTGAACACATCTTACCACCGGCAAGAGGTAAGGTGTGCAGTGGgactctgccctcagggagcctAAGGGTCAGGCTGGGTTTACTGGCCTCCCTCCAGTGGTGAAGGCTGCAACACTAAGATGCAACAGCCAAGAACCATCTAGAACCCATTCACAGAGGTTGGGCTGGGAAGAGGCAGAAGTGATCAGGCGCCCACACTCAGACCTCAGAAAGATGTGGCGGAATGATTTCTAACAAGCTTTCCCTACAAGTACTTTGCAAGGACTCAGGGCCTAGAGGGCTGCATACAATGGATTGCACCACTCCACACAGATAAGATCTCTGTTTTCCAGGAGCTTAGAatgtggtggggtggggcagggatcTTGTGCAGCAGTTAGGGCAACCATTTGCAATAACTGCATCCCAGAGTGCAgtgccttggttcaagtcctgactctgcttctgatccagtttcctgctcacgaCCACCACCattctggcaggcagcagatggtggcccaagggcttgggtccttgAGATCCAGATGGGAGCcatagatggagttcccagcccaggctgttgtgggcactggggagaagtgaaccactggctggaagatctgtgtctctcccctgtagaaactaagagagagagagaggatgttgGGTGTGATGTGATAAACCGGGGGGTGAGGGGCTTAAGATAACACCTGGGAGGTGCAAACATCCATAGATGCAGCCTACCGGGGAAGACAGGTCTGTGCACTGGTCCCTTGGAGTCCTTTGCCAGCCCCAGGATAAGAGTGGCTATTCCCCTGGTGACCACTCAGCCTCACATGGCAGGATGCTGGGCACGTGTTCATTCCCTGGAGCCCCAGCTCCATCGGGAGCCCGTCCTTCCccgcctccttctctcttttcaccGACAACTACCTCTGTGCCTTACTTTGGTCCTCTCTTACTGCTCACTAAGCCAGGTCATGCATCAGGGGCATGCTCGGAGAGGCAGGTGCCATCCTCCAGGTTCGTGGTCTGGGTGGCAGATGGGCTCTGTTTGAGAACTCTGATGGGCAGGCCTTGCTGACTAAGCACTTTGGACCAGGAAGAAGGGTCATTTGAACTTGAGTCGCTCCCACAGGGTGTGTTTTGTTTACCAGAATGGTGACAGGGCTGTGAGGGATGGGGGAAAGGCCAGCTGTATGGATGGGGTTCCGACTTGCTGGATTAACTGACAAGAGCAGTTCCTCCCCGTAGGACCGTGCCACCATGACCTCTGACACTGGGGCGAGTCTCATGTCGCCATTCTTGCAGGTCTATGTGCGAAGCACAGACTTTGACCGTACTCTGATGAGTGCTGAGGCCAACCTGGCAGGGCTGTTTCCTCCCACGGGAACCCAGCGCTTCAACCCCAACATCACGTGGCAGCCAATCCCTGTGCACACCGTGCCTGTGGCAGAGGACAGGGTGAGAATGGCCAGCTCTCCCCTGCAGAGGAACAGGGTTGCCTGGCTGCCCGTGGGCCTGCTGACCACTTTCTGTCTCCCCTACCTCCTGGATCCATAGCTGCTGAAGTTCCCGTTGGGTCCCTGTCCCCGTTACGAGCAGCTGCAGAACGAGACAAGGCAGACACCTGAGTACCAGAGCGAGAGCCTCCAGAATGCAGTGAGTCGGGCTCAGACCAAGGCCACCCACCCGTCTGTCCTTACTATGCCCCCCCAACCAGGCCCAAGCTGACCACCCCCTCCCCCGGTCCATCCTGCATAGCAATTTCTGGACATGGTGGCCAATGAAACGGGGCTGACAGATGTGACACTGGAGACTGTCTGGAATGTCTATGACACGCTCTTCTGTGAGGTAAGCTGCTGGGATGCAGGATCacacttgggggaggggcaaTGTAGGGGCTCTTCTCTCCCCCTTGGCAGTCCAGGTAGCTGGGACAGTGGAACCCCCATGGCTGGACCCTAGTCACTGCCACTGGCGAGGCCCAGGCAGGCTGCTGCTTGTGAAACATGGGGACTTCCTCACGGGTGAGAATGGACCCCTGAGTGGGAAATGGTTTATTAGCTGTCAGCAGTTCCCACCGCTCCCCCACCCACCCTCGTGGTCTCCTTTCTGCTGAGTCTGTCTTTCGGCTTGAGTTTCCTTTCCTGGTGCCCCGTGGGCCCATGGCATCCATCCCAGGCACTGGCCCAGGGCCTCACCTGCCGTCCTCGcgctgcctcacacacacaggcatctCCCCTCTGGGGCAGAGCACCCCTGGGGAGCTAACCAGTCCACTGCTGCGCTACACAGCAAACCCATGGGCTCCCGCTGCCATCCTGGGCCTCACCTCAAACCATGCAGCGCCTGAGACGCCTGAAGGACTTCAGCTTTCGTTTCCTCTTCGGGATCCACGAGCAGGTGCAAAAGGCCCGGCTGCAGGGCGGTGAGTGACAGGAATGGCATGTCACTCTCTCCTCAGGACCTTCCTTCCCCCAGCTGTGCAGTGAGGCTTCTCCCACTGCTCCTTCACTCTTCCAAAGCCAGGCCCCTGCCTCGTCATCCCGTTCTGTCCTCTCCGTCTCTCCACTAGTCTCAGTCAGGTTTGCATCCTACTTTGCTGCCATTTGCAATCCTGGGTCTCTCCGGTCAGCCCATGTTCCGAGGAGGCTGAGTGGTATCCAGCGGCCATTTCCCTGTTTGGGGACCCTCCCCCAGCTCTGAGGTGGGAGGGGCGGTCAGCCAGCTGACAGCTTCCTGACACCTTGGTAGCTTCCAGCAACCTGCATGGGCAGCAACTATCTTTGGATGCTAAAGCAAGCTTAGAGTGACATTTGTTCCAAAGTGGAATAATTCTTCAAAACATGGGTATAGCCTCGTGGCTGCTCATTTACCAATGCCCATGTTTAAAATTAGAGGTCCCTCGCTTTTCCTTGCTTCCTCCTTGAAGTAGCCACCAAGTGCTTAGAGAGCGGGGTGGGTGGAGTTCCCACATGGTCCTCTGGGGCTCAGAATTCTCTCACATGGACGCCAGACCCAGGACTGGCCGAGGTTTGAGGGGCACTGGTAGTCTGTCTGGTCAGGATTCGGGGACGGCCATCACCACCAACAAAGGGCACATTTCTCCCCCAGGGGTCTTGCTGGCCCAGATCCGGAAGAACCTGACACTGATGGCCAACAGCTCGCAGTTCCCTAAGCTGCTGGTCTACTCAGCGGTAAGCTCCAGACTGAGCTTGCATGCTCACAAACTGTCTGCCTCCGGGATGGAATGTGGAGGGGGGGGTCACAGGGCAGTGCTGACAGGCAGCCCTCCTACCCTGCAGCACGACACCACCCTGGTGGCTCTGCAAATGGCCCTGGACGTCTACAATGGCAAACAGGCACCCTACGCCTCCTGTCACATATTTGAACTGTATCAGGAAGAGAACGGGTGAGTACAGCCTGCCGCCTGGAGACGCACCCCTGCTTTGCAGCCGTGGGCTGCCCAAGGCCTCAGTGACAGCTGATAGCCCCCCTCCACCCACTGTCCATCCTCAGGAACTTCTCAGTGGAGATGTACTTCCGCAATGACAGTAGCAAGGCCCCCTGGCCACTGATCTTGCCTGGCTGCCTTCATCGCTGCCCCCTGCAGGACTTCCTTCACCTCACAGAGCCCATGGTACCCAAGGATTGGCAGCAGGAGTGCCAGCTGCCAAGCGGATCTACAGACACAGGTGAGCGGCTGGCTGCTCCAGCTTCAGGCTGCCAGCAGGGGGCGGCGTGTGGCATCTCCCTCCACTCTCCTCAGCCTGAGGTGAGGTCCTGTCTTGTCTTCTCACATCCTAGTTCTTCCACCAACAGATTAGCAGTGGCTGGCTGGGAGAAGCCACTGCTCAGGACAGCCTCCCATTTGGGATCTTTGTCCATCTCTCCCCTGCACAGGGACTGTTGTTGCCATCTCTGCTTGGTCACCCGTTCCAAGTCCCTGACAAACCCCATAGTTTTGTGTCACCTTCACTGCACTGAAAGCCACTCTCATGAGGGTGACCATCTTACAAAAGCCAATGGCCGATTCTTCCCTAGCTTCTCTTCAGCAGTCACCTGATTGGCCATGGGGGACATGTTTTTGCAGATCCTTGGATCATGGCAGCCTCTATCCTACCCCTGCCCCCAGGTCACACTGAGTTTTCCATCTTAGTTCACACTCTTATGCCTCCACAGCTATACCTTCCCCACCTGGCCTGGTGTTCCATTCTTTGCTTTTCCATTGGATATCCTCTCCTACAATGCAAACTCCATGAGGCCACTTCTGGCCCCAGGTCTCTGGTACAGCAGGACAGAGCACTTCTGTCTTCATGGATGGCACGCTGACATGACTTTTGTCTCCTCCCCCTGTGCCCAGAGGTGATCGTGGCCTTGGCTGTGTGTGGTTCCATCCTCTTCCTTCTCAtcgtgctgctcctcacagtccTCTTCCGGATGCAGGCCCAGCCACCTGGCTACCACCACGTCGCCGATGGGGAGGACCACGCCTGACAACCACTcagccccctcccctctgcctgctAGGGGAGGTGGGCTGGACCTTTGCTCTTGACTGTCACTGCTCCTCTGCCTGCGGACGGGAGACCCTGGGTCAGAACTTTCCAGGATGACCCCAGCCCAGATGAGCCACGTGGGGGCTGGCTTGTCCCATGGCACCTGTCACTCAACGCTCAGATGCCTGATGTTTACCAAATACTGTGTTGGACATTGGGTTTCTCCAAGCCAGATCTGCCTCCTCCATAACTCCCCAAGGACCTGAGACACAACTACTGGGGTTTCCCTCAGTACCTGGGGTGACACACggaaggagctggggctggaggcaccctgctctccctctcctgcccGGAGTTTTTGTGGTGGATGGCTGAGAGGACAGTCTTGCCTCTCAGTGCTTATCTTGGCAGAGAGAAAAGTGTTGGGGCTTGTATAAGCATTGGCCTCCGAGGAAGCAGGTGACCCACACGAGTTCTTTTTCCCACAGAAGCCCCTGTGTGAGGCAGTGCTCCTGGCACCCTGGTCCCCCTCCAGCGCAAGCTGAAGGGTGTCGGAACTGTACCTGGAAGGGTTGGGAAGGGAGTGctgggagaggagcagccagCATCCTTAACTTCCTCCCTCAGCTGGGCTGGGGTCTCAGAGGACCCAAGGGAGGGCAGGCTGCGAGCCAGAGGCACGGAGAAGCTTCCCTGAGAATGAAAGTTGTGGACGGAGAGTGCTGATTTGGTGCCTTTGTGTTTCCGAGGCCAAAGGGGAACCCTCTGAGTAGCCCGGCGCGCTGGCAAGCTCCACTTGGCAACTCAGCAGGCTGTGGTTTTATTGGCTATCAATGGCGAGTGTACATCAAACACTCCCTGTTCATTCAGCCACTACACCCCAGAGAGGAGACCTGGGGAGCTCCAGGCCAGACACAACCAAGACCctgggagcagccaggtcacCAACTCTCCCCCAGTGTCCCCAATCCCCCCAGACTCGGATCCTTTTGGTCCTCTTGCCAGCGGGCTGCCTCTTCCTGCCAGGCTTGTTCCCATCCGCAGGTTCCAGGCAGGTGCCGGGCCTAGGCTTTTCATG
The sequence above is a segment of the Ochotona princeps isolate mOchPri1 chromosome 4, mOchPri1.hap1, whole genome shotgun sequence genome. Coding sequences within it:
- the ACP2 gene encoding lysosomal acid phosphatase, giving the protein MAGRPFGCSRALLLQLLLGVNLIVMPPTEGRSLRFVTLLYRHGDRSPVKTYPKDPYQEEEWPQGFGQLTKEGMLQHWELGQALRQRYHGFLNTSYHRQEVYVRSTDFDRTLMSAEANLAGLFPPTGTQRFNPNITWQPIPVHTVPVAEDRLLKFPLGPCPRYEQLQNETRQTPEYQSESLQNAQFLDMVANETGLTDVTLETVWNVYDTLFCEQTHGLPLPSWASPQTMQRLRRLKDFSFRFLFGIHEQVQKARLQGGVLLAQIRKNLTLMANSSQFPKLLVYSAHDTTLVALQMALDVYNGKQAPYASCHIFELYQEENGNFSVEMYFRNDSSKAPWPLILPGCLHRCPLQDFLHLTEPMVPKDWQQECQLPSGSTDTEVIVALAVCGSILFLLIVLLLTVLFRMQAQPPGYHHVADGEDHA